A single region of the Thermofilaceae archaeon genome encodes:
- a CDS encoding DUF438 domain-containing protein, with protein MEAQKIELVKSLLRRLHEGANVEELKREFRQVLSTVQPWEIPLIEQQLVKEGVPISEILKLCDLHVDLFREYLAGRELREVPEGHPLDLLLKENELLLKLSEQLSVVAGALQSARDEELKPLFEQMKALLRGLRGIRIHYRKVQMLIFPYLERRGIVAIPRVLWGREDGVIVKLRALLKRVEGELPPSEVRLVAEEALKLAREVSELVFRENKILYPAVFALFGEGEWAAIAEEAEKIGYLVKPERKWEPRAEPLLPHQVDPQISSEAVERLPPEFREMALLRLEPDAYQLKREGDLDLGTGFLTPGEVKGIFDALPVEVTFADASERVRFYSDGRLPSVFVRTRTILGRRLLFCHPPRLERLVNETVEALKRGEADYREFWTRIGDRVVRVFISAVRDKEGNYLGAVEVVEDFTEALKNPEEVLKKVVVL; from the coding sequence ATGGAAGCTCAGAAAATTGAGCTGGTTAAAAGCCTCTTGAGGAGGCTGCACGAGGGGGCGAACGTAGAGGAGTTGAAGAGGGAGTTCAGGCAAGTCTTATCAACGGTGCAGCCCTGGGAGATACCTCTTATCGAGCAGCAGCTAGTGAAGGAGGGGGTACCGATCTCCGAGATTCTGAAGCTCTGCGACCTACACGTGGACCTCTTCCGGGAGTACCTAGCCGGAAGGGAGCTGAGGGAGGTGCCGGAGGGTCACCCGCTGGACCTCCTCCTCAAGGAGAACGAGCTGCTGCTGAAGCTGTCGGAGCAACTGAGCGTTGTAGCCGGAGCCTTGCAGTCCGCGCGCGACGAGGAGTTGAAGCCGCTCTTCGAGCAGATGAAAGCCCTGCTACGCGGCCTGCGCGGGATTAGGATCCACTACAGGAAGGTTCAGATGCTCATCTTCCCCTACCTTGAGAGGAGGGGGATCGTAGCGATCCCCCGGGTTCTCTGGGGCCGCGAGGATGGGGTTATCGTGAAGCTAAGGGCTCTCCTCAAGAGGGTTGAGGGTGAGCTCCCGCCCAGTGAGGTAAGATTGGTGGCCGAGGAGGCTCTGAAGCTGGCTAGAGAAGTGTCGGAGCTCGTCTTCAGGGAGAACAAGATCCTCTACCCCGCTGTTTTCGCCCTCTTCGGCGAGGGTGAGTGGGCCGCGATCGCTGAAGAGGCGGAGAAAATCGGCTACTTGGTGAAGCCCGAGAGAAAGTGGGAGCCGAGGGCGGAGCCCCTGCTCCCACACCAGGTGGACCCCCAGATCAGCAGTGAAGCCGTTGAGAGGCTGCCGCCCGAGTTCAGGGAAATGGCTCTCCTGAGGCTAGAGCCCGACGCGTACCAGCTGAAGCGCGAAGGGGACCTCGACCTAGGTACGGGCTTCCTCACCCCGGGAGAGGTGAAGGGCATCTTCGATGCGCTGCCCGTCGAAGTCACCTTCGCTGACGCGAGCGAGAGGGTCAGGTTCTACTCCGACGGCCGTCTCCCCTCAGTGTTCGTCAGGACGAGGACTATCCTCGGCAGGAGGCTGCTCTTCTGCCACCCACCGCGCCTCGAGAGGCTGGTGAACGAAACCGTGGAAGCGCTGAAGAGGGGCGAGGCCGACTACAGGGAGTTCTGGACGAGGATTGGCGATCGAGTAGTCAGGGTCTTCATCTCTGCTGTCCGGGACAAGGAGGGCAACTACCTCGGAGCGGTGGAAGTGGTTGAGGACTTCACTGAAGCGCTAAAGAATCCGGAGGAAGTGCTGAAGAAGGTGGTGGTGCTCTGA
- a CDS encoding type II toxin-antitoxin system VapC family toxin, with translation MKLFDTSWLIELLRRKSFEEGAISIITLIEVLRGVPAGKRGAVKRLLEESFDVINLDNDVVRVYCELYDELKKRGSPVPDADLLIASTAIAHNLVLKSKDRHFKELVSHGLKLELVE, from the coding sequence ATGAAGCTGTTTGACACGAGCTGGCTCATCGAGCTGCTCAGGAGGAAGTCGTTCGAGGAGGGCGCGATATCGATCATTACTTTAATCGAAGTACTCAGAGGGGTTCCCGCGGGAAAGCGCGGCGCCGTAAAGAGGCTTCTCGAGGAGAGCTTCGACGTCATCAACCTCGACAACGATGTCGTAAGGGTCTACTGCGAGCTATACGATGAGCTCAAGAAGCGGGGGTCACCTGTACCGGACGCCGACCTACTCATCGCTTCGACAGCGATCGCCCATAACCTCGTGCTGAAGTCTAAGGATAGGCACTTCAAGGAGCTGGTAAGCCACGGCTTGAAGCTGGAGCTTGTCGAATAA
- a CDS encoding antitoxin VapB family protein translates to MLLRRYATISVPAEVKEVLEKAKGDMEWGEFLLKLYLEARRIKRENAFRELVELLSGEDLEAIAQSSEEFRKGFALG, encoded by the coding sequence ATGTTGTTGAGGAGGTACGCGACGATCTCTGTCCCTGCTGAGGTGAAGGAGGTGCTGGAGAAGGCGAAGGGGGACATGGAGTGGGGAGAGTTCCTCCTCAAGCTCTACCTGGAGGCTAGGAGGATCAAGAGGGAGAACGCCTTCAGAGAGCTGGTTGAGCTGCTGAGCGGAGAGGATCTTGAGGCGATCGCCCAGTCGTCGGAGGAGTTCAGGAAGGGGTTCGCGCTGGGATGA
- a CDS encoding HEPN domain-containing protein — protein sequence MRVVQLSLEEVKLLCRRAEGFLRNAEHLISVGEWDLAAFSLEQYCQLALKCKLLLKTGSYPRTRSLRRLVRELGRIAPELLTLVEDEVNLHYVARLEEAYVAARYMPYSYEEKEVKSLYRFVVEKFKPLVEKVV from the coding sequence ATGAGGGTGGTGCAGCTGTCGCTTGAGGAGGTAAAGCTCCTCTGCAGGCGGGCTGAAGGCTTCCTGCGAAACGCTGAGCACCTCATCAGCGTCGGGGAGTGGGATCTTGCCGCCTTCAGCTTGGAGCAGTACTGCCAGCTCGCTCTCAAGTGCAAGCTGCTCCTGAAGACGGGCTCCTACCCGAGGACGCGCTCCTTGAGGAGGCTGGTGAGGGAGTTGGGCAGGATAGCCCCTGAGCTCCTCACGCTGGTGGAGGACGAGGTGAACCTGCACTACGTGGCCAGGCTCGAGGAGGCCTACGTAGCAGCCAGGTACATGCCCTACAGCTACGAGGAGAAGGAGGTTAAGAGCCTCTACCGATTC